The sequence AAGGGCAAGGTCTGCATCCGCTCCGGCCAGCACCCCTATAACACCGCCTTGGTCGCTGCCATGATCGCCCACGACGGCGCCGAGGCAACCGAGAAATGGTTGCGCGGTGTCAAAGCCAACTTGGCGCGTAAGGCAGCCGGCGGTGATCGGGATGTCGCGCGCGACATTCTGGGTGGTATCTGCGACATTGGCCTGGCCAACGCCTATTACGTCGGCCACATGAAAAATGCCGAACCGGGCACCGATGCCCGTAAATGGGGCGATGCCATCAAGGTCATCCGCCCAACATTCGCTGACAAAAAGACCAGCGGCACTCACGTCAATGTCAGCGGAGCTGCGGTCGCTGCCCACGCCCCGCACAAGGCCAACGCCGTCAAACTGCTGGAATTCCTGGTGTCTGAGCCGGCCCAAACGCTCTACGCTCAGGCCAATTATGAGTATCCCGTGCGCAAGGGGGTCAAGCTCGACCCCGTGGTGGCCAGTTTCGGTCCCTTGACCGTCGATGCGTTGCCGGTTGCCGAAATCGCCAAGTACCGCAAGCAAGCCAGCGAATTGGTCGACAAAGTCGGCTTCGACAACTAACAGATCCGTCGCGGCACCAGGAGCAGCCTCCTGGTGCCGACAACCTTCACTCCGGTAGTCTAGACAGGCGGCCCCAAGGCCGCTTTGTGTTTTTCTTGCACATGATCTCCAAGCTAACCCTGGCACGTCACTACAGCACCGGTTTGCGCGGCCGCGGCTGGCTGCTGGCCTCCGCCCTCATTGCTCTGGCCGTTCTGGTTCCTCTGGCCAGTCTCGCCTGGTGGGCGATGGATGCCGACCTGGGCCACTGGAATCATCTCGCCGCCTATGTGTTGCCTCAAGCGCTGAGTAACACGGCTCAACTTCTCCTGGGTGTTGGCATACTGGTCACCGTTCTGGGGCCGGATCTGCGTGGCTGGTGGCCGCCTATGACTTTCCCAGCCGCAACATCCTGGTCTGGGCCTTATTGCTGCCGCTGGCTGTTCCCACCTACATCATCGCGTTTGCCTATCTGGACCTGCTGCACCCGATCGGCCCCGTTCAATCGGTCATCCGTGCGCTGCTGGGATACGACAGCCCTCGACAATTCCGTTTGCCTGACCTGCGTTCTCTGGGCGGAGCCATTTTTGTGCTGGGCTTCGTTCTGTACCCCTACGTATATCTGAGCACCCGCATCATGTTTATGACACAGGCCGCCAGCCTCATTGAAGCTGCGCGCAGCCTGGGCGCCAGCCGCACGGGGGTATTCTTCCGCGTGGCCCTGCCTCTGGCACGGCCGGCCATCGCCGTAGGCGTGAGCCTGGCCCTGCTCGAAACCCTCAATGACATAGGTGCCTCCGAGTTTCTCGGGGTGCAGACGTTGACCGTGTCGGTCTACACCACCTGGATTACTCGCTCGGATCTGGCCGGCGCGGCGCAGATCGCGCTGACGATGCTCGCGCTGGTCATTGCTCTAGTGCTGCTGGAGCGGCGCGGACGCCGCCGCCAACGCTACGCCACCACGCAGCGCATGCGCCCTATGCAACCCCAGCGCCTGCGCGGCCTGGCTGCGCTGACGGCCTGTCTGTTGGGATGGATTCCGGTGATCCTGGGATTTGTTGCTCCCGCCCTTTATCTGCTGGCGGAAACCTACAAGCGCCTGCACCTGGTCGGTGGTGTCTCGGGCCAGCTACTCGCCAGCCTGGGCAATACGCTGCTGGTTGCGGCCAGCGCCACAGTCATTACTGTTCTGTGCGGTCTGGCCGTCGCCTGGGCGGCCCGCAACCTCGGATCCGGCGCCGGCCCGGCCCGCGCGTGCGCGCGCATCGCCAGCCTGGGTTACGCCGTGCCGGACACAGTACTGGCCATCGGCCTGCTCACGCCATTTGCCTGGGTGGACCAGGCTGCGGGACGGCTGCTAGGTTGGCCTGGCATGCTGCTCATGGGCACCACGGGTGCGCTGGTGTGCGCCTACACCATCCGTTTTCTGGCCATTTCCACTGGCAGCGTCGAGGCCGGCCTGGCGCGCATCCCGCCGTCGCTCGAGCAGGCCTCGCGACTGCTGGGTGAAACCGTCGGCGGCACCCTGCGCCGCGTGCATCTGCCTCTGTTGCGTCCGGCGCTGGCCGCCGCCGCTTTACTGGTGTTCGTCGACACCATGAAAGAGCTGCCCGCCACGCTTTTGTTGCGGCCGATGAATTTCGACACCCTGGCCACCTGGCTATACGCCGAAGCGGCGCGCGGGACCTACGAGGAAGGCGCCGTCGCGGCGCTGGCCATCGTCCTTGCGGGCCTGGCTCCCGTCATCCTGCTCGCGCGCAGCAATCTGAAAATGGGACATTGATACCGTGCCCGATCTACTTCAACTCGAACACATCGC comes from Bordetella holmesii ATCC 51541 and encodes:
- a CDS encoding binding--dependent transport system inner membrane component family protein, producing the protein MAAYDFPSRNILVWALLLPLAVPTYIIAFAYLDLLHPIGPVQSVIRALLGYDSPRQFRLPDLRSLGGAIFVLGFVLYPYVYLSTRIMFMTQAASLIEAARSLGASRTGVFFRVALPLARPAIAVGVSLALLETLNDIGASEFLGVQTLTVSVYTTWITRSDLAGAAQIALTMLALVIALVLLERRGRRRQRYATTQRMRPMQPQRLRGLAALTACLLGWIPVILGFVAPALYLLAETYKRLHLVGGVSGQLLASLGNTLLVAASATVITVLCGLAVAWAARNLGSGAGPARACARIASLGYAVPDTVLAIGLLTPFAWVDQAAGRLLGWPGMLLMGTTGALVCAYTIRFLAISTGSVEAGLARIPPSLEQASRLLGETVGGTLRRVHLPLLRPALAAAALLVFVDTMKELPATLLLRPMNFDTLATWLYAEAARGTYEEGAVAALAIVLAGLAPVILLARSNLKMGH
- a CDS encoding putative iron binding protein; translated protein: MPIQRPALTSLLRTLALAGAAAFATQAGAAEEVSLYTTREPKLIQPLLDAFTKDSGIKVNTVFVKDGLLERVKAEGQKSPADVLMTVDIGNLIDLVDGGVTQPVKSATLDDVIPANLRAADGKWYALSLRDRVLYAEKDLKLDSFHYEDLADPKYKGKVCIRSGQHPYNTALVAAMIAHDGAEATEKWLRGVKANLARKAAGGDRDVARDILGGICDIGLANAYYVGHMKNAEPGTDARKWGDAIKVIRPTFADKKTSGTHVNVSGAAVAAHAPHKANAVKLLEFLVSEPAQTLYAQANYEYPVRKGVKLDPVVASFGPLTVDALPVAEIAKYRKQASELVDKVGFDN